The DNA region CAAGAACTAGAGCATTCAAGATTTAGTCCTCAGAGAACTATCTGCAAAGTGTTTTTAGTAGGAACTACCTTCCCCATTCTTCAGGTTTTGTATATTACACAAAGAATCAGTGACAAATTCTGCAAGTAACCAAAAATAacattcttcaaaataaatgcttctCTCCTGCTACCCTCTTCGGAATAGTCAGATTTATACTGTTTTGTGTAACAACAGAAAATCCTTCAGTAATATTCCATCTTCCAAAGTACACTAAGAGTCCTCTGATATGAAGCTGAAGGTCACCATGCAAGTCAATCAAACGCCCTTCAGccctttcttccttgttttgggtttgttggtttggggttttttgctgctgtgttgCCCAGTTATAGAACCTTACTGGTGGGGAGTATGGCAAAGTAGTGATCACGTGCTCTGCATTCTTGATATTTTCCACCCCTTAGTTCATCATAATAAAGTTAGATTTGCAGTGAGcttaaaagagggaaaaagagaaaaaaaaaaagggttcaGTACATTACTCTGACTTATCTGTTTGCATGTGGCTTTCTGCTTTATGTAAATAATTAGGATTTTAAGGTCTGGacagatgtttttgttttaggATAGGAATGTATTATGACAGACTACTTCCCTTCCTACCCTTTCCTTACTACAGCACTAGTTCtcaaaaagcagtatttgtCTCCAAGTTCCTCATTACTACCCAAAGGTTCTTGATCAAAGGAAAATTGTTAAACACATGCCCCTAAAAGGGAAGTTATCTTCGAAAATATCTGGCAGGCATTCCTATTTTTAGCAATCCTCCTCCTAAACATTGTTTGCAAATTGTAACAAATACAAAAGGAAGCAGGTATGCAATGAATAAATATGACTCACCTATAAACTCAGTGACAGGATCATGTTCACCTTCTGTTTTAATAGTACCTGCAATACTTTCATTCTCCAAGAttggaagaaaaagctgtacaAAGTCTGAGGTATAAGGAGGAGCAATCACATCCAGCACCTGAAACAGCAGACAAAAATGGATTGTTCTTGCAGTTAGAGGGGTAGCAGGGACAGTATTTAATTCACAATACTTGTCTTGAAAGTATACAAGTAGTTGCACTTAAAACCTCTTGTTCTCCATACAAGTAATTAATTATGTATTCTTGTGGCACTCTACCCAGTACCTTAATACTTTCACAAGTCAGGAGTCAGTAGGACTAAGTCACATCCTAGTGAATACTGGTATTACATACATTGCTCAAAATCTGATCTCATatcttaaaagcatttttcaatcTGAGGCAAGCGGATTTAATATCCAAACACATACAACTGATATTAAAGTTTATTTCTATAGGTTAGTAAACACAGTTTTTGCTGCTGACCTCTGTAACAAAGTATCTGATGAGAGAGATATCCGTATCTAGCTTCTCCAGGCATTTGCGGATATAGCTGACAACTGGCAGGACGTATCCTCGACTGAGTAAGTGCACCATTCTATCCAAGAGAGTCTTCTTCAATTCCAGCTGATGGCGGGGGTCAGCAgggtggagggggaggagaagaaaccaacagaTTAGAACTTCCTCTCGAAAATGTGCAATTTTTATTGCTTATTCTTATTGATTCAGTATCAGCTACTTTTTAACCATGACCATATTCCTAAATTAAGCTCTTAAAACTGCTGTGACAGCAAAAGCTATTATCTTGAATAAGCATAACTAATATGAAGGAACACAAATACTGAATCCTTTGAGAATCACCTGCTCCATTACATCAAGCTGCGAATGTTCAGTTTCAAAGAGCTTGACAAGAAGTTGTAGAACTTGGGGATGAAGCAGCTGATGGCAGGTACTGATCTGCAAACAAGAAAGTTACATCCTCAGAACTTCCATTTAAAACCCAACGCACCAGTCTTTATTAGACAAGCTCACACTGATGTTCAGTGCCAGATGTAAATTCTTTTAGAGAAgtattccatttctttctttgatgcCTAAGTTTTCCTCACGTAAATAATGTTGAGATGACAAACCCAAATAATTAACTCTGAACAGAAACAGATTAATCTCTTTATATTTAGTGATTTACTGCAAATGACAGGCATCTAGTGAACTGGATGTACTTCAGTTACAAGTGTGAAAAGTGTTTTTACTCTCCAGCAAGATTTTATATATGCTTTTACCTCATCCAGTAATGCCAGATGAACCGGAGTGTGATCAGTCTGCAGCTGGAAGTATCGTGGTTCTGACACCGTCCAATCCACCCACTTTAATACACCCATTGCCACCACTGGGAACCTACAGAAGAAGAGATCACTTTAGCACAGGagcatccaaaaaaaaaaaaaaaaaagccaacaaccaccccaacaaaaaaaccccaccacaccaaaaaaaactaaacaccaccccaaaccaaacaaacaaaacccccaaaacaaatcACCCCCAAAACCCGAACAAcctctaaacaaacaaaaccccagtaaaaaaaaaaaaaaaaaaatctttcagtatATTCTAATGGTTGCTAGTTTCAGTTTAGCCTACAGCAGAATTAACAAAACTCAAgaagttttgtttgaaaagttgCCAGCATAtcaaggcgggggggggggggggaagccagAGGAAAATTCTTTCTACAAAGACACTCCCTGCTCAgcacaaaatgcaaaaaatatgcAACAAAATTCATGTACACTCCAAGTTTGTTCCAGTTTATTCAGTGCCTGCTATTTCATActtttaagagaagaaaagacacaTCTATTGCTAGGAAAGCTTTATGAGGGAGACACGGTAATCTGTTGTCTTTTTCCAGTGGCAGAGAAAAGCATATTCTGTGACACAAGGACAAATTGTCAGTGAAAGCCATAATCTATGTCCTTATGAGAGAGATCCCAAAAAGTCAGATGTACAATtttgaaagctgctttcagACCACATCTTCACGTATTCTATGATGAGGATGTTCTCCCAGAGTAGCCCACAAAGGCATTTCCCTTTGGCAGTACTGCCCCTCCTAAATCATACATTCCTTCCAGCAACTGAAGCTTGGGACCAGTCTCTCTGCTCACCTGATGCACTGATAAAGAGTACTCAGTTCTGCAACCAACTCTGATGCTCCTTTGTTCTCATTGCAACACAGATTGTGAACAGTTTCAATGGCTTTTGAAGTTGACTTGAGTTCATCCTTGTTTATGCTGACTCTCTTGTTCTGAAAAATTGCAAAGTTTGCATGAAAAAGTCATGAATATACAGGATGTCTTTGGTTATTTAAGGAAAGGAATTTCTGCACACATTCGTATTTTTGGACAGCAGAAGAATTCTGACATGGTAATGAAACTTACCAGTAACATTTGATGCAtctatttaacaaaaaaaaaaaaagattctgaaaGATAACACAGGTTACAATCTGTGACAAGCCTAAGATTACATCATGTTTCTCAAATTTAGACTCAAATGCAAGTTTCAGAAGAACTAAGTATCAATGAGCTGAAGTACAAGGgtgtttgctttatttaattCCCTAAGAATTACTTTATCCACTTCACAGAATTAAAttcctcttcctctgaaaaAGCACATATGGTTCTAGTGGCAGAGAACTGCTACTGATAACGtttgcagggaggtgggggaaaaaaaaaaaaaaaaaaagcaaaaatactcaGTGCACTCATACTTTTATAGTACTATTTGATCATCAGGGATCTTCAGGATCTACATTTTTTAGTCATTCCAGCTGAAGCCAGAAACATTTCATATTAAGAAAATAACGTATTCAGCTTGACTTACTTATAAACTAACTTCATGGCTATACATTTTCTTCAGCACAGTCAGGCCACTGTAGGTTAAAATAGTGTTATTCACAGAACTGAACATTACCTTTTTCCACATCTCTACTACACTAGCTGCATATGCCAGTATGTGAATATATTTATGTTTGTGGTCCTGGTTGATCTTAGCACCTGGCTTAAACAATGACTGCATGAAGAGGTCCAGAAAGGCAGGTACTCgaatctgtgaagaaaatgaatgtttttttagAGCCTGAGAATTATGAGAGGTGactaaaaatataatttttgcaTCTGATAAATCTCACATAGAATGaggtcatagaatcagagaatcatttaggttggaaaagacctttaagatcatccagtccaaccattagatGTAAACACATTCCCCCTTGGGAGTAGGTTAGATAGTTTTCTGAAGAGACCCGAAGTTTtgaacacatacacaaaaaaccaaacaaaaaacccccaaccaacaGTTACAGACTATATTCCTAAAGTATCTAAATGCCACCATTTGTTACCAGAACCCATGTTAGAATGAGGCagtgaaaaatctgaaacatgCCATTTAGGCCTGCTGATAACAAATTGCAAAATCGGGtgggtttttaaattattttttattaaaagaagttAATTAATTCCTTGCCATCTTTATCTCCTACTGAGAAGttctttaattaatttcattatatttaaaaaaaccaacttggaatgatttaaaaaaaaaaaaaaatccacaagctAATGCAAAATAGAATACAATGTATAAATGTGAAACTACTACTTAAAATTATAGAGAGATGAGTCCAAGTGCTAAATTCTATTTGTGTTGATACAACACTTAATACAACAAGACTTCATATTTCTGAGTGATAGCGTAATAGAAGTAAGTTTCAGAGGTTATAAAGAGATAACTACTAACCAGTTCTACTGGAGGCGGGTCCATGCTTGTAAACATTTTGAACAGGACAGTGATATCTGCTGGATTCAGAGCTCCTTTGGACAACATCGCACCAAGAGCCTGACAGGCTCGAGGATACGAGGCTGCAGTACCCAATGCTAAAGTGATCTGACTAGCATCATGGCCCCTAGATGAAGAGCAAACATACACAGcaacttattttcttaatttggaCATTTTAGTTTTAGCCTCTCTGAGTCAACAGGGCACATCCTATGGAATGTAATGCCTTAGAGCAGAATCCCTTATACTGGGTAATTATAGAAATAGGCCTGTATTTCCCTTGCTTGTTTCTAAAGTGtagaataacaaaaatatatatacttttaatAGAGGGAAACGTCAATTCTTTGCTCTTCTTATTTCAGGTCTCCCAGTACAGGACATTGAACTTTTCTGTTGGTCTGTGAATTAAAACTTGCTACAAGAACAGCTCTGTTGCAGCTAAGAATCCTCCTTTTGCTGGTAAAAGGTAATCAAGAATGAGCAAAAGACAGCAGTTTACAAATTCCGGCAACTTACGTTTCAGTAATAATGTAACTCCCACTTACTTCTCATGAGCATATCGCTGAACCTCCTGCGCAATCCGTCTGACAGCTGACCCCCCTTGCTCTTCTTGAGCTAATATGGACATCATAGATTGAGCAAAAAGGTAAGTGTGTTCTCCATGACACACCATTTTCTGTGAAAGTACACATCAAAAATTTTACCAGTCAACAAGAAACATGCAAGCATGCTTTTGTGATTACATTGCCGCAATAGCAGAGATTTCACTGAAATCTactaatcaaaagaaaaaaaaaaaaccaaaacacaaaacacaaaccatcacaaaatacaaaaccaaaacacaaacaactaaacaagtaaacaaaaaacccaacagccaagaagaaaatacagaaaagcataGCTAAATtgagaatttaatttcttaaatgcCAAAACTGAGAGGAAATTCTATCCTACTTACTTTTAAGATATTTCAGAGAGAGTACTGAGTGCAAGGTAAGTACCAAGCCATCCAAAAGTCATTATGCTATTTCACAACACAGAAGATATGCTGGGTTGATTCAGATGGCAACTTTCCACTGATGTGGATGATGAAAGAATTCTTTTAATTTGCCAAGGGACCAACTAGACTGATCTTTAGATTTTGTATTACATGTGAAAGACAAAAGTTCTACCTTCACCTTTTTACAATCCATTTAATAAATATAAGAAGTGTCATGCAAGCAACCCAAGGAGTTCTTGGTCACAGAATGATCAAAATAGcataaatttctatttttgaaCTCAGATATACCTTCTCTTCATAAGATTTTGTAAGACTTGATAATATGTCAAGAATCTCTACAGTCCTGCAATGATTTGTATAACCTAACgggaaaggaaaacactattttctttccacataaaaagggaaaaaaccaaaaccaacccacaaaaaaacccaaacttacAGCAAACTCGGGGAGGtttttttcaaggttttcttctcctccatctAAAATTGTTGCCAGAGATGTACGCAGGACTCTGGAAAATACTTCTAGTTGCTGACATGCTGTTGAAACACTGGTTATTTCGCCTTGATATCCAGCATCGGATATAagctataaaaacaaaaacatcacagaaatCTTTTATATTTACATTGATATTTCAGATATCCTAACAAGTCTAGAAGAACATACAGAATTAAGATTTGCCTCTGCATACACTTACTGGAATTCACATTCATCTTTTAGactacagagaaggaaacaaagaaagatgtagcaaaaagaaagtaaacCATAATAATATAAGAATATTTCAGAGCACACCAAGATATATATGGTAACATTCTTTCCCTGTCAGAGAAACATACAAAACTGACTGAAGTGTCCCACTCCACCAGAAATCCAGAATTTTCACACAcagatcaaaggaaaaaaaaaaaaaaaaacaacccccaaaacaaaccacaacacacccaccccacccccccgctgccaaactaaaaataacagcaaaaaactCAAAAAGCAGTAATTCACACTGGGAAACTACACGTACTACTTGCAACCTGTAACACAATTCCTCCCACCAATATGTACTTGTACTGTTCTGACGTTTGAATAAGTAATATTACGCAGGAATACATAAAAGATACAGGCAAGACCACACCCAATATTTGACACCAGAACTATTAGCCCTTTATCGATATTCTCATTTATTAGACTTGAGTATACTACCTTCACAGTAAAATTAAGCATTAAACAGTCAGGATGGGCTTCTGCCAACTTGTAAAAGAGGTCTCTCCATGTAGTATGTGCTATCATTTGCTCAAGCCAGGCTGGAGTCTGAAAAGATcagagaaatggagagaaatgtAAGAAATTCTAGTTGTCAAGATCATTAAAACTAAGCCTTTTACCTCTCGGTAGTCCTGCGAGTCGTTATACATAACTTTATTACAAAGGAGGATGCAGTCAAAGTTTCTAAGTTCTCTAAGCCTCTGAGGACTCCAGTGAAATACAGTTAGTTTTCTGAAACCAGCTGTTTCTTAACAAAAGAGCTTTGGAGATACAATTTCCCTTCCCCCACCATCTACTACTCCATCGGATGAAAGTGTCTATATAAGATCCACTCATGTAAAGACAGCAACACGGATTCCATGcacacctctccttcctctgtaAAGATGGAATCTGCTTTCCGAGGGTCAAAATGCTTGATAAGTAAGCTCTTTAAATGGTTTTCTACAGTCTCCTGAACTTGCACTGGCTCAACACCTGTATAGAAGGAACAAAAAACTTGGCAGGTGCAATCCAATCAAATGTAGCAGCAACATCTTAAATTTTTCAACAATAACAGAAACTACTCAGATATTTATCAACACACAGCAGATGAGAGGAGAGCCATCGGTTCTACTACCAAGCCACACTGATATAGGCAGGTTACACTAGTCCTCTTGCTCTCTTCATCAGTCATGCAAACAGCAAGGCCAGTCATCTCACAAGACTGTTACTGTCCATGATACCAAAACGCATATATCTTAAACACAAAAAGGATCACCAGGATTGGTGCACAAACCCACCTTATGACAGCCTAAAGTCCGTCCTTTTAATATATTGGCTACCAGTAGCTTTGATAGTATACTACAAAACACTACACAAAGTAGTTCTACATTTCTGAGATCAGAGTATAATACTTCTGATAAAGTTTATACTAGCTAATGGACAAAGATACCACAAGTTAATGCTGAACATGTCTTGCAAGAGGCTGCCAAAGAATTCATAAGCAGGCTGGTAATGCAGAATTCTTGTCTCAGAGAATACAGGCATCTGTATGAGAACCTTCCATCTAACTACTGCTCCACTGAAAGGGAATAGTAACTAGTaataaggtaattttttttttcagtattaattaTATAATGGCATTACAAAATATCCAATATTGTTAATGCCATCTATGTAA from Pelecanus crispus isolate bPelCri1 chromosome 14, bPelCri1.pri, whole genome shotgun sequence includes:
- the NELFCD gene encoding negative elongation factor C/D isoform X2, giving the protein MEDADYFEGGAAEWGNEADGGTQDDEDGEGEDDAEVQQECLKKFSTPDYIMEPSIFNTLKRYFQAGGSPENVIQLLSENYTAVAQTVNLLAEWLIQTGVEPVQVQETVENHLKSLLIKHFDPRKADSIFTEEGETPAWLEQMIAHTTWRDLFYKLAEAHPDCLMLNFTVKLISDAGYQGEITSVSTACQQLEVFSRVLRTSLATILDGGEENLEKNLPEFAKMVCHGEHTYLFAQSMMSILAQEEQGGSAVRRIAQEVQRYAHEKGHDASQITLALGTAASYPRACQALGAMLSKGALNPADITVLFKMFTSMDPPPVELIRVPAFLDLFMQSLFKPGAKINQDHKHKYIHILAYAASVVEMWKKNKRVSINKDELKSTSKAIETVHNLCCNENKGASELVAELSTLYQCIRFPVVAMGVLKWVDWTVSEPRYFQLQTDHTPVHLALLDEISTCHQLLHPQVLQLLVKLFETEHSQLDVMEQLELKKTLLDRMVHLLSRGYVLPVVSYIRKCLEKLDTDISLIRYFVTEVLDVIAPPYTSDFVQLFLPILENESIAGTIKTEGEHDPVTEFIAHCKSNFIMMN
- the NELFCD gene encoding negative elongation factor C/D isoform X1, which produces MEDADYFEGGAAEWGNEADGGTQDDEDGEGEDDAEVQQECLKKFSTPDYIMEPSIFNTLKRYFQAGGSPENVIQLLSENYTAVAQTVNLLAEWLIQTGVEPVQVQETVENHLKSLLIKHFDPRKADSIFTEEGETPAWLEQMIAHTTWRDLFYKLAEAHPDCLMLNFTVKLISDAGYQGEITSVSTACQQLEVFSRVLRTSLATILDGGEENLEKNLPEFAKMVCHGEHTYLFAQSMMSILAQEEQGGSAVRRIAQEVQRYAHEKGHDASQITLALGTAASYPRACQALGAMLSKGALNPADITVLFKMFTSMDPPPVELIRVPAFLDLFMQSLFKPGAKINQDHKHKYIHILAYAASVVEMWKKNKRVSINKDELKSTSKAIETVHNLCCNENKGASELVAELSTLYQCIRFPVVAMGVLKWVDWTVSEPRYFQLQTDHTPVHLALLDEISTCHQLLHPQVLQLLVKLFETEHSQLDVMEQLELKKTLLDRMVHLLSRGYVLPVVSYIRKCLEKLDTDISLIRYFVTEVLDVIAPPYTSDFVQLFLPILENESIAGTIKTEGEHDPVTEFIGESYLFIAYLLPFVFVTICKQCLGGGLLKIGMPARYFRR